The Streptomyces sp. JB150 genomic interval AGCTGGCACGGCTGTCGGCGGCGGAACGGCAGCGGATCATGCGGGAGTTCACGGAGGAGGCGCTGCACGGGCTCGACAACGTCGACCCGGACGTCCGGGAGCGGATCCGGCAGACCTCCGTCGACCTCACCGACGATCCCACCCCCGAGCAGGTCGACGCCTGGGTGGAACTGGCCGGGATGCTCCAGGACCCGGACTTCCGGGCGCAGATGCGGCGGGCCGTGGAGTACAACGCGGCCGACCGGGACCCCGACGCGCCGCCCGGCCGGTCCCTGTGGTTCGCCAAGCGCCTGGTGGAGCTCGTGGGACCGGTCCGGCGGCGCGGGGTCGCCCCCGAGGCGCCCGAGGCGCAGGAGGTGCTGCGGGAACTGTTCGGTGACGCCGACCGCGGCGCCGTCCTCGCCCGCATGACGGCCGGCTTCGACGACCGGGTCGCCCGCTACCGGGAACTGCTGGCCGTCGTCAACCGGCAGCCCGCGCCACCGCACACCGAGGACTTCGCCTGGGTGGTCGCCGCACTGCGCGCGAGCGCGGGCAGCTAATCTGACCTGCGTCAGTGCGACAGCATCACAGAACAGAGCAGGACGAAGAGGGGCGGGCCGGTGGCCGACATAGAGGAAGCACGCAAGCAGTTCGAGCGGATCGACACGGACGGGGACGGCCAGATCACCGCTGCCGAGTTCAAGGCCGCCCTGGCCCAGGGCGGCGACTGGAACGTCACGGAGGCGGTCGCCGAGGCGATCATCGCCAGCCGTGACCTCAACGGCGACAAGCTGCTGTCGTTCGACGAGTTCTGGGCCCACCTGAACAAGTGACGCGTGCCGCACAGGGGCGCCCGTATCCCGCCCGGGATGCGGGCGCCCTCGTTCGCGCCCGGAATAGCGCCGGCCGGCGCGGGGTTGTCGCCCCTCGCAACGGCACGTCAGCAACCACGACTTGGGAAGGGCCGGCCATGAAGATCGGCATCATCGGCGCGGGCAACATCGGCGGCAACCTCACCCGGCGGCTCACCGCGCTCGGGCACGACGTCTCGGTGGCCAACTCGCGCGGACCGCACACGCTCACGGCGCTCGCCGAGGAGACCGGGGCGACGCCAGTGCGGGTGGAGGAGGCGGCGCGCGGCGCCGAGATCGTCGTCGTCACCGTCCCGGTGAAGGCGGTGCCGGACCTGCCGTCCGGCCTGTTCGACGAGGCGGCCGACGGGGTCGCCGTCATCGACACCGGCAACTACTACCCGCGCGAGCGCGACGGGCGGATCGCGGGCATCGAGGACGAGGGGCTGACCGAGAGCCGCTGGACCGAACGCCACCTCGGGCACCCGGTGATCAAGGCGTTCAACGGCACCTACGCCCAGGACCTCCTCGACCGCCCGCGCCCGGCCGGCGACCCCGGCCGGCTGGCCGTGCCGGTGGCGGGCGACGACGAGGCCGCCAAGCGGAAGGTGCGGGCGCTGATCGACGAACTCGGCTTCGACACCGTCGACGCCGGCGGCCTCGACGACTCCTGGCGCCAGCAGCCCGGCACGCCGGTCTACGGTCTGCGGGGCGGCGTGGAGGAGGTGCGCAAGGCGCTGGCGGAGGCGTCGCCGCAGCGGGCGCCGGAGTTTCGGGGCTGACTCAGACGAGGGCCAGGGGCGTGTGCGGTCCGTCCGGCAGCTCGACGCGCACCGCGTCGCCGGGCCGCACCACGCCCCCGGTGAGCACGACGCTCATGACCCCGGACCTGAACCGCGCCGCGCCGT includes:
- a CDS encoding MerR family transcriptional regulator; amino-acid sequence: MSDHGTGLLTIGELARATGLTVRTIRYWSDEGILTPVARTAGGYRLYDSASAARLDLIRTLRELGLGLDDVRRVLAGERTVAEVAAAHVAALDAQIRSLKVIRAVLSNVARRGSTAEETTLMNKLARLSAAERQRIMREFTEEALHGLDNVDPDVRERIRQTSVDLTDDPTPEQVDAWVELAGMLQDPDFRAQMRRAVEYNAADRDPDAPPGRSLWFAKRLVELVGPVRRRGVAPEAPEAQEVLRELFGDADRGAVLARMTAGFDDRVARYRELLAVVNRQPAPPHTEDFAWVVAALRASAGS
- a CDS encoding EF-hand domain-containing protein, with the translated sequence MADIEEARKQFERIDTDGDGQITAAEFKAALAQGGDWNVTEAVAEAIIASRDLNGDKLLSFDEFWAHLNK
- a CDS encoding NAD(P)-binding domain-containing protein, with the protein product MTRAAQGRPYPARDAGALVRARNSAGRRGVVAPRNGTSATTTWEGPAMKIGIIGAGNIGGNLTRRLTALGHDVSVANSRGPHTLTALAEETGATPVRVEEAARGAEIVVVTVPVKAVPDLPSGLFDEAADGVAVIDTGNYYPRERDGRIAGIEDEGLTESRWTERHLGHPVIKAFNGTYAQDLLDRPRPAGDPGRLAVPVAGDDEAAKRKVRALIDELGFDTVDAGGLDDSWRQQPGTPVYGLRGGVEEVRKALAEASPQRAPEFRG